The Pseudodesulfovibrio cashew genomic sequence AAGAAGAGCTGATCGCGCTTTAAGCCGCAACGGCGGCAGTAGAAACGGCGTACCTTACGCGCATGGCCCATAAAAAAGGCGAGCTGCTCCTCGAAAAAGGGCGTCATTGTCTGGTTTTCCTTGGAAAGATCAAACAATTCCAGACGGGCCAGCCAGAAGCCGGGCTCCATGACCAGCGCCTTCTCCAGCCATTCCTTGGCTGCTTCCACGTCTTCAACCCGCAGGAGAAAAACTGCACCATAATACAGGAGAAGGACATCCGGTTCCTGGGTTTCGAGAACGGGGAGTACCGTTTTGGCAACGTCCGCATCGGAACAGGCATTGGCCCAAGGACCAATCTCACCTTCCGAGTGCTCCCGTGCTGCCTTGATCATGGCCTGAACCAATCCTTCGAGAAGTACGAAACGGAGCCCCGGTTCAACTCGGTTCAAAGCGTCCTTGAGAATGTCAGCCACCTTGCGGAGACTTCCGGCCTGATAGGCGTGCACGATTTGTTCAAGCCACGCTTCAATTGCTCCGGGATAGGCCCGGATGGCATGCCTCAGCGCTCGGTAGCCCTGAGAATCCCTGCCTTCGTTGAAGTGATCTGTGGCCAGTCGTACCAGGCTATTGGCCTGGGGGAGAGGGAGTCCCAACTGTCCGTAGGAGTCCGCCGCCTTTTCAAAGGCCCCTCGTTCGGCCGCCAAGCGGGCCATTTCATGATGAATCGCGGTCGGATCCTGGCCGAAGGAGCGAGCGTCCTCAAAGGCTTTTTCCGCCCGGTCGAGAAAGCCTCCCCGCCGAAAATCGCGTCCCAATTCAAACAAGGCACGGGCCTTGAACTGACGATCAAGGCCCGGCCTGACAATAAGGCTGTTTCTGATTTGAATGGCCCGTTCGATCTCCCCCTGGGATCGGTACAGATTGCCCAAAGCAAGATAGATTTCAACCGCTTCAGGGTCGTTCTTGACGACCTGGCTCAGCTCCTCAATGGCCGCACGGGTATCTTGAACCGGGAGGGTTTCACCGCCTCCCGCATCCCGTGCCGCCTTGAGGTTCTTCTTGAACCCGACGGACTTCTTGCGGCTGAACAGTTTCCAGGCCATCAGCCGTCCTATTGCTCCTCTTCTTCCTTCTTTTCTTCGGCGGCACCGTAGGGTTGGTCTTCGCCGATGGGCATGTTACGCAAGGAATTGAGCTCCTGCTCCAGGCTGGCCATGCGGGTCTTGCATTCCTTGAGCTTGGCTCCGCCGCGGACCTTGTCCACTGCGAAGTAGATCATGGTCAGCAGGGAACCGGCCACGAATGCCGCCAGAATGAGCACACCGAAGGGCAGGGGAATGGAGTGCAGGGTCATGGCGTAGGGGATTTCCAGCTTTAACTGCAGGGCCTGCAACAGGACATCATTGTTCTGAGAGAAGAACAGGATGGAAAAAACGAAAAGAAACAGTAAAAACAGAACCTTGATAAAACGCATTAAGCACACTCCTTAAGATGGTGTCTCGTCGAACAGCGGCTTCAGCCGGCTGTAGGTCGACTGCAGATGTTCCGGT encodes the following:
- a CDS encoding LapA family protein, whose protein sequence is MRFIKVLFLLFLFVFSILFFSQNNDVLLQALQLKLEIPYAMTLHSIPLPFGVLILAAFVAGSLLTMIYFAVDKVRGGAKLKECKTRMASLEQELNSLRNMPIGEDQPYGAAEEKKEEEEQ
- a CDS encoding tetratricopeptide repeat protein yields the protein MAWKLFSRKKSVGFKKNLKAARDAGGGETLPVQDTRAAIEELSQVVKNDPEAVEIYLALGNLYRSQGEIERAIQIRNSLIVRPGLDRQFKARALFELGRDFRRGGFLDRAEKAFEDARSFGQDPTAIHHEMARLAAERGAFEKAADSYGQLGLPLPQANSLVRLATDHFNEGRDSQGYRALRHAIRAYPGAIEAWLEQIVHAYQAGSLRKVADILKDALNRVEPGLRFVLLEGLVQAMIKAAREHSEGEIGPWANACSDADVAKTVLPVLETQEPDVLLLYYGAVFLLRVEDVEAAKEWLEKALVMEPGFWLARLELFDLSKENQTMTPFFEEQLAFFMGHARKVRRFYCRRCGLKRDQLFFNCPRCRSWHSIAFRTEFSQ